In Struthio camelus isolate bStrCam1 chromosome 13, bStrCam1.hap1, whole genome shotgun sequence, the following are encoded in one genomic region:
- the HNRNPH1 gene encoding heterogeneous nuclear ribonucleoprotein H isoform X18: MSATETETEPSLTSSMMLNTESGEGYVVKVRGLPWSCSAEEVQRFFSECKILNGASGIRFIYTREGRPSGEAFVELESEDDVKLALKKDRETMGHRYVEVFKSNNVEMDWVLKHTGPNSPDTANDGFVRLRGLPFGCSKEEIVQFFSGLEIVPNGITLPVDFQGRSTGEAFVQFASQEIAEKALKKHKERIGHRYIEIFKSSRAEVRTHYDPPRKLMAMQRPSPYDRPGVARGYNSLGRGSGFERMRRGAYGGGYGGYDDYNGYNDGYGFGSDRFGREWTLFSAGMSDHRYGDGGSTFQSTTGHCVHMRGLPYRATENDIYNFFSPLNPVRVHIEIGPDGRVTGEADVEFATHEDAVAAMSKDKANMQHRYVELFLNSTAGGSGGAYGSQMMGAMGSQSSYGGPANQQLSGGYGGGYGGQSSMSGYGNQGAMNSSYYSSGNRASMGVNGMGGMSNMSNMSGGWGM, encoded by the exons ATGT CGGCCACGGAAACCGAGACGGAGCCGAGCCTCACCTCCAGCATGATGCTGAACACGGAGAGCGGCGAGGGATATGTGGTGAAAGTGAGGGGGCTGCCCtggtcctgctctgcagaggaggtgcaGAGGTTTTTCTCTG AATGCAAAATTCTAAATGGGGCTTCGGGTATCCGTTTCATCTACACAAGGGAGGGCAGACCAAGTGGAGAAGCATTTGTTGAACTTGAATCAGAGGACGATGTGAAATTGGCActgaaaaaagacagagaaacaatGGGACACAGATATGTTGAAG TTTTCAAGTCAAACAACGTTGAAATGGATTGGGTTCTGAAGCATACTGGTCCCAACAGCCCTGATACGGCTAATGATGGTTTTGTACGTCTTAGAGGACTCCCATTTGGCTGTAGTAAAGAAGAAATTGTGCAGTTTTTTTCAG GGTTGGAAATCGTGCCAAATGGGATAACATTGCCGGTGGACTTCCAGGGGAGGAGTACGGGGGAGGCCTTCGTGCAGTTTGCTTCACAGGAAATAGCTGAAAAGGCTCTaaagaaacacaaggaaagaaTAGGGCACAG GTACATTGAGATCTTCAAGAGTAGTCGAGCAGAAGTGCGCACTCACTATGATCCTCCACGCAAGCTAATGGCAATGCAGAGACCAAGTCCTTATGACAGGCCTGGTGTTGCACGGGGATATAACAGTCTTGGTAGAGGAAGTGGCTTTGAAAGAATGAGACGTGGAGCTTATGGGGGAG GTTATGGAGGTTATGATGACTACAATGGGTATAATGATGGCTATGGTTTTGGTTCTGATAGATTTGGAAGAG AATGGACTCTTTTCTCTGCAGGAATGTCGGACCACCGATACGGCGACGGGGGATCCACCTTCCAGAGCACGACTGGCCACTGTGTCCACATGAGAGGTCTGCCTTACAGAGCTACGGAGAACGACATCTATAAC TTCTTCTCACCTCTGAACCCTGTAAGAGTACACATCGAAATTGGACCAGATGGCAGAGTGACTGGAGAGGCAGACGTCGAATTTGCTACTCATGAGGATGCAGTGGCTGCTATGTCCAAAGACAAAGCAAATATGC aacACAGATATGTAGAACTCTTCTTGAATTCTACAGCAGGAGGAAGTGGTGGTGCCTATGGCAGTCAAATGATGGGAGCAATGG GAAGCCAATCCAGCTATGGTGGTCCAGCTAACCAGCAGTTGAGTGGGGGTTATGGAGGAGGATATGGTGGTCAAAGCAGCATGAGTGGATATG GTAATCAGGGCGCCATGAACAGCAGTTACTACAGCAGCGGGAACCGTGCATCCATGGGAGTGAACGGCATGGGTGGAATGTCGAACATGTCCAACATGAGTGGTGGCTGGGGAATGTAA
- the HNRNPH1 gene encoding heterogeneous nuclear ribonucleoprotein H isoform X13, with protein MSATETETEPSLTSSMMLNTESGEGYVVKVRGLPWSCSAEEVQRFFSECKILNGASGIRFIYTREGRPSGEAFVELESEDDVKLALKKDRETMGHRYVEVFKSNNVEMDWVLKHTGPNSPDTANDGFVRLRGLPFGCSKEEIVQFFSGLEIVPNGITLPVDFQGRSTGEAFVQFASQEIAEKALKKHKERIGHRYIEIFKSSRAEVRTHYDPPRKLMAMQRPSPYDRPGVARGYNSLGRGSGFERMRRGAYGGGYGGYDDYNGYNDGYGFGSDRFGREWTLFSAGMSDHRYGDGGSTFQSTTGHCVHMRGLPYRATENDIYNFFSPLNPVRVHIEIGPDGRVTGEADVEFATHEDAVAAMSKDKANMQHRYVELFLNSTAGGSGGAYGSQMMGAMVKESEGVVQDWNTSTLPGSQSSYGGPANQQLSGGYGGGYGGQSSMSGYGNQGAMNSSYYSSGNRASMGVNGMGGMSNMSNMSGGWGM; from the exons ATGT CGGCCACGGAAACCGAGACGGAGCCGAGCCTCACCTCCAGCATGATGCTGAACACGGAGAGCGGCGAGGGATATGTGGTGAAAGTGAGGGGGCTGCCCtggtcctgctctgcagaggaggtgcaGAGGTTTTTCTCTG AATGCAAAATTCTAAATGGGGCTTCGGGTATCCGTTTCATCTACACAAGGGAGGGCAGACCAAGTGGAGAAGCATTTGTTGAACTTGAATCAGAGGACGATGTGAAATTGGCActgaaaaaagacagagaaacaatGGGACACAGATATGTTGAAG TTTTCAAGTCAAACAACGTTGAAATGGATTGGGTTCTGAAGCATACTGGTCCCAACAGCCCTGATACGGCTAATGATGGTTTTGTACGTCTTAGAGGACTCCCATTTGGCTGTAGTAAAGAAGAAATTGTGCAGTTTTTTTCAG GGTTGGAAATCGTGCCAAATGGGATAACATTGCCGGTGGACTTCCAGGGGAGGAGTACGGGGGAGGCCTTCGTGCAGTTTGCTTCACAGGAAATAGCTGAAAAGGCTCTaaagaaacacaaggaaagaaTAGGGCACAG GTACATTGAGATCTTCAAGAGTAGTCGAGCAGAAGTGCGCACTCACTATGATCCTCCACGCAAGCTAATGGCAATGCAGAGACCAAGTCCTTATGACAGGCCTGGTGTTGCACGGGGATATAACAGTCTTGGTAGAGGAAGTGGCTTTGAAAGAATGAGACGTGGAGCTTATGGGGGAG GTTATGGAGGTTATGATGACTACAATGGGTATAATGATGGCTATGGTTTTGGTTCTGATAGATTTGGAAGAG AATGGACTCTTTTCTCTGCAGGAATGTCGGACCACCGATACGGCGACGGGGGATCCACCTTCCAGAGCACGACTGGCCACTGTGTCCACATGAGAGGTCTGCCTTACAGAGCTACGGAGAACGACATCTATAAC TTCTTCTCACCTCTGAACCCTGTAAGAGTACACATCGAAATTGGACCAGATGGCAGAGTGACTGGAGAGGCAGACGTCGAATTTGCTACTCATGAGGATGCAGTGGCTGCTATGTCCAAAGACAAAGCAAATATGC aacACAGATATGTAGAACTCTTCTTGAATTCTACAGCAGGAGGAAGTGGTGGTGCCTATGGCAGTCAAATGATGGGAGCAATGG TCAAGGAATCGGAAGGGGTAGTTCAAGATTGGAACACTAGCACATTGCCAG GAAGCCAATCCAGCTATGGTGGTCCAGCTAACCAGCAGTTGAGTGGGGGTTATGGAGGAGGATATGGTGGTCAAAGCAGCATGAGTGGATATG GTAATCAGGGCGCCATGAACAGCAGTTACTACAGCAGCGGGAACCGTGCATCCATGGGAGTGAACGGCATGGGTGGAATGTCGAACATGTCCAACATGAGTGGTGGCTGGGGAATGTAA
- the HNRNPH1 gene encoding heterogeneous nuclear ribonucleoprotein H isoform X6, with protein sequence MDPCHTEETEGEIPGLGFSDRSEQIVSRGVASAFEAAATETETEPSLTSSMMLNTESGEGYVVKVRGLPWSCSAEEVQRFFSECKILNGASGIRFIYTREGRPSGEAFVELESEDDVKLALKKDRETMGHRYVEVFKSNNVEMDWVLKHTGPNSPDTANDGFVRLRGLPFGCSKEEIVQFFSGLEIVPNGITLPVDFQGRSTGEAFVQFASQEIAEKALKKHKERIGHRYIEIFKSSRAEVRTHYDPPRKLMAMQRPSPYDRPGVARGYNSLGRGSGFERMRRGAYGGGYGGYDDYNGYNDGYGFGSDRFGREWTLFSAGMSDHRYGDGGSTFQSTTGHCVHMRGLPYRATENDIYNFFSPLNPVRVHIEIGPDGRVTGEADVEFATHEDAVAAMSKDKANMQHRYVELFLNSTAGGSGGAYGSQMMGAMGSQSSYGGPANQQLSGGYGGGYGGQSSMSGYGNQGAMNSSYYSSGNRASMGVNGMGGMSNMSNMSGGWGM encoded by the exons ATGGACCCTTGTCACACCGAGGAGACCGAGGGCGAGATCCCCGGCCTGG GCTTCAGTGACCGAAGCGAGCAGATTGTTTCACGTGGGGTAGCGTCAGCATTTGAAGCTG CGGCCACGGAAACCGAGACGGAGCCGAGCCTCACCTCCAGCATGATGCTGAACACGGAGAGCGGCGAGGGATATGTGGTGAAAGTGAGGGGGCTGCCCtggtcctgctctgcagaggaggtgcaGAGGTTTTTCTCTG AATGCAAAATTCTAAATGGGGCTTCGGGTATCCGTTTCATCTACACAAGGGAGGGCAGACCAAGTGGAGAAGCATTTGTTGAACTTGAATCAGAGGACGATGTGAAATTGGCActgaaaaaagacagagaaacaatGGGACACAGATATGTTGAAG TTTTCAAGTCAAACAACGTTGAAATGGATTGGGTTCTGAAGCATACTGGTCCCAACAGCCCTGATACGGCTAATGATGGTTTTGTACGTCTTAGAGGACTCCCATTTGGCTGTAGTAAAGAAGAAATTGTGCAGTTTTTTTCAG GGTTGGAAATCGTGCCAAATGGGATAACATTGCCGGTGGACTTCCAGGGGAGGAGTACGGGGGAGGCCTTCGTGCAGTTTGCTTCACAGGAAATAGCTGAAAAGGCTCTaaagaaacacaaggaaagaaTAGGGCACAG GTACATTGAGATCTTCAAGAGTAGTCGAGCAGAAGTGCGCACTCACTATGATCCTCCACGCAAGCTAATGGCAATGCAGAGACCAAGTCCTTATGACAGGCCTGGTGTTGCACGGGGATATAACAGTCTTGGTAGAGGAAGTGGCTTTGAAAGAATGAGACGTGGAGCTTATGGGGGAG GTTATGGAGGTTATGATGACTACAATGGGTATAATGATGGCTATGGTTTTGGTTCTGATAGATTTGGAAGAG AATGGACTCTTTTCTCTGCAGGAATGTCGGACCACCGATACGGCGACGGGGGATCCACCTTCCAGAGCACGACTGGCCACTGTGTCCACATGAGAGGTCTGCCTTACAGAGCTACGGAGAACGACATCTATAAC TTCTTCTCACCTCTGAACCCTGTAAGAGTACACATCGAAATTGGACCAGATGGCAGAGTGACTGGAGAGGCAGACGTCGAATTTGCTACTCATGAGGATGCAGTGGCTGCTATGTCCAAAGACAAAGCAAATATGC aacACAGATATGTAGAACTCTTCTTGAATTCTACAGCAGGAGGAAGTGGTGGTGCCTATGGCAGTCAAATGATGGGAGCAATGG GAAGCCAATCCAGCTATGGTGGTCCAGCTAACCAGCAGTTGAGTGGGGGTTATGGAGGAGGATATGGTGGTCAAAGCAGCATGAGTGGATATG GTAATCAGGGCGCCATGAACAGCAGTTACTACAGCAGCGGGAACCGTGCATCCATGGGAGTGAACGGCATGGGTGGAATGTCGAACATGTCCAACATGAGTGGTGGCTGGGGAATGTAA
- the HNRNPH1 gene encoding heterogeneous nuclear ribonucleoprotein H isoform X19: MSATETETEPSLTSSMMLNTESGEGYVVKVRGLPWSCSAEEVQRFFSECKILNGASGIRFIYTREGRPSGEAFVELESEDDVKLALKKDRETMGHRYVEVFKSNNVEMDWVLKHTGPNSPDTANDGFVRLRGLPFGCSKEEIVQFFSGLEIVPNGITLPVDFQGRSTGEAFVQFASQEIAEKALKKHKERIGHRYIEIFKSSRAEVRTHYDPPRKLMAMQRPSPYDRPGVARGYNSLGRGSGFERMRRGAYGGGYGGYDDYNGYNDGYGFGSDRFGRGMSDHRYGDGGSTFQSTTGHCVHMRGLPYRATENDIYNFFSPLNPVRVHIEIGPDGRVTGEADVEFATHEDAVAAMSKDKANMQHRYVELFLNSTAGGSGGAYGSQMMGAMGSQSSYGGPANQQLSGGYGGGYGGQSSMSGYGNQGAMNSSYYSSGNRASMGVNGMGGMSNMSNMSGGWGM; the protein is encoded by the exons ATGT CGGCCACGGAAACCGAGACGGAGCCGAGCCTCACCTCCAGCATGATGCTGAACACGGAGAGCGGCGAGGGATATGTGGTGAAAGTGAGGGGGCTGCCCtggtcctgctctgcagaggaggtgcaGAGGTTTTTCTCTG AATGCAAAATTCTAAATGGGGCTTCGGGTATCCGTTTCATCTACACAAGGGAGGGCAGACCAAGTGGAGAAGCATTTGTTGAACTTGAATCAGAGGACGATGTGAAATTGGCActgaaaaaagacagagaaacaatGGGACACAGATATGTTGAAG TTTTCAAGTCAAACAACGTTGAAATGGATTGGGTTCTGAAGCATACTGGTCCCAACAGCCCTGATACGGCTAATGATGGTTTTGTACGTCTTAGAGGACTCCCATTTGGCTGTAGTAAAGAAGAAATTGTGCAGTTTTTTTCAG GGTTGGAAATCGTGCCAAATGGGATAACATTGCCGGTGGACTTCCAGGGGAGGAGTACGGGGGAGGCCTTCGTGCAGTTTGCTTCACAGGAAATAGCTGAAAAGGCTCTaaagaaacacaaggaaagaaTAGGGCACAG GTACATTGAGATCTTCAAGAGTAGTCGAGCAGAAGTGCGCACTCACTATGATCCTCCACGCAAGCTAATGGCAATGCAGAGACCAAGTCCTTATGACAGGCCTGGTGTTGCACGGGGATATAACAGTCTTGGTAGAGGAAGTGGCTTTGAAAGAATGAGACGTGGAGCTTATGGGGGAG GTTATGGAGGTTATGATGACTACAATGGGTATAATGATGGCTATGGTTTTGGTTCTGATAGATTTGGAAGAG GAATGTCGGACCACCGATACGGCGACGGGGGATCCACCTTCCAGAGCACGACTGGCCACTGTGTCCACATGAGAGGTCTGCCTTACAGAGCTACGGAGAACGACATCTATAAC TTCTTCTCACCTCTGAACCCTGTAAGAGTACACATCGAAATTGGACCAGATGGCAGAGTGACTGGAGAGGCAGACGTCGAATTTGCTACTCATGAGGATGCAGTGGCTGCTATGTCCAAAGACAAAGCAAATATGC aacACAGATATGTAGAACTCTTCTTGAATTCTACAGCAGGAGGAAGTGGTGGTGCCTATGGCAGTCAAATGATGGGAGCAATGG GAAGCCAATCCAGCTATGGTGGTCCAGCTAACCAGCAGTTGAGTGGGGGTTATGGAGGAGGATATGGTGGTCAAAGCAGCATGAGTGGATATG GTAATCAGGGCGCCATGAACAGCAGTTACTACAGCAGCGGGAACCGTGCATCCATGGGAGTGAACGGCATGGGTGGAATGTCGAACATGTCCAACATGAGTGGTGGCTGGGGAATGTAA
- the HNRNPH1 gene encoding heterogeneous nuclear ribonucleoprotein H isoform X3, with translation MDPCHTEETEGEIPGLGFSDRSEQIVSRGVASAFEAAATETETEPSLTSSMMLNTESGEGYVVKVRGLPWSCSAEEVQRFFSECKILNGASGIRFIYTREGRPSGEAFVELESEDDVKLALKKDRETMGHRYVEVFKSNNVEMDWVLKHTGPNSPDTANDGFVRLRGLPFGCSKEEIVQFFSGLEIVPNGITLPVDFQGRSTGEAFVQFASQEIAEKALKKHKERIGHRYIEIFKSSRAEVRTHYDPPRKLMAMQRPSPYDRPGVARGYNSLGRGSGFERMRRGAYGGGYGGYDDYNGYNDGYGFGSDRFGRGMSDHRYGDGGSTFQSTTGHCVHMRGLPYRATENDIYNFFSPLNPVRVHIEIGPDGRVTGEADVEFATHEDAVAAMSKDKANMQHRYVELFLNSTAGGSGGAYGSQMMGAMVKESEGVVQDWNTSTLPGSQSSYGGPANQQLSGGYGGGYGGQSSMSGYDPGNQGAMNSSYYSSGNRASMGVNGMGGMSNMSNMSGGWGM, from the exons ATGGACCCTTGTCACACCGAGGAGACCGAGGGCGAGATCCCCGGCCTGG GCTTCAGTGACCGAAGCGAGCAGATTGTTTCACGTGGGGTAGCGTCAGCATTTGAAGCTG CGGCCACGGAAACCGAGACGGAGCCGAGCCTCACCTCCAGCATGATGCTGAACACGGAGAGCGGCGAGGGATATGTGGTGAAAGTGAGGGGGCTGCCCtggtcctgctctgcagaggaggtgcaGAGGTTTTTCTCTG AATGCAAAATTCTAAATGGGGCTTCGGGTATCCGTTTCATCTACACAAGGGAGGGCAGACCAAGTGGAGAAGCATTTGTTGAACTTGAATCAGAGGACGATGTGAAATTGGCActgaaaaaagacagagaaacaatGGGACACAGATATGTTGAAG TTTTCAAGTCAAACAACGTTGAAATGGATTGGGTTCTGAAGCATACTGGTCCCAACAGCCCTGATACGGCTAATGATGGTTTTGTACGTCTTAGAGGACTCCCATTTGGCTGTAGTAAAGAAGAAATTGTGCAGTTTTTTTCAG GGTTGGAAATCGTGCCAAATGGGATAACATTGCCGGTGGACTTCCAGGGGAGGAGTACGGGGGAGGCCTTCGTGCAGTTTGCTTCACAGGAAATAGCTGAAAAGGCTCTaaagaaacacaaggaaagaaTAGGGCACAG GTACATTGAGATCTTCAAGAGTAGTCGAGCAGAAGTGCGCACTCACTATGATCCTCCACGCAAGCTAATGGCAATGCAGAGACCAAGTCCTTATGACAGGCCTGGTGTTGCACGGGGATATAACAGTCTTGGTAGAGGAAGTGGCTTTGAAAGAATGAGACGTGGAGCTTATGGGGGAG GTTATGGAGGTTATGATGACTACAATGGGTATAATGATGGCTATGGTTTTGGTTCTGATAGATTTGGAAGAG GAATGTCGGACCACCGATACGGCGACGGGGGATCCACCTTCCAGAGCACGACTGGCCACTGTGTCCACATGAGAGGTCTGCCTTACAGAGCTACGGAGAACGACATCTATAAC TTCTTCTCACCTCTGAACCCTGTAAGAGTACACATCGAAATTGGACCAGATGGCAGAGTGACTGGAGAGGCAGACGTCGAATTTGCTACTCATGAGGATGCAGTGGCTGCTATGTCCAAAGACAAAGCAAATATGC aacACAGATATGTAGAACTCTTCTTGAATTCTACAGCAGGAGGAAGTGGTGGTGCCTATGGCAGTCAAATGATGGGAGCAATGG TCAAGGAATCGGAAGGGGTAGTTCAAGATTGGAACACTAGCACATTGCCAG GAAGCCAATCCAGCTATGGTGGTCCAGCTAACCAGCAGTTGAGTGGGGGTTATGGAGGAGGATATGGTGGTCAAAGCAGCATGAGTGGATATG ACCCAGGTAATCAGGGCGCCATGAACAGCAGTTACTACAGCAGCGGGAACCGTGCATCCATGGGAGTGAACGGCATGGGTGGAATGTCGAACATGTCCAACATGAGTGGTGGCTGGGGAATGTAA